From a region of the Cherax quadricarinatus isolate ZL_2023a chromosome 32, ASM3850222v1, whole genome shotgun sequence genome:
- the LOC138853527 gene encoding lymphotoxin beta receptor inhibitor-like isoform X3, with translation MTWVLVRDSSASLMLFLLMLLAAAVNTQDTIQDSQNHELHGQVQGQGEEQHIQAQVHGQGQVQEQIQEQQGQGHVHGQEQEQQGQVQMGQGQEEQEQERERQIDDEANRKQEESHKDVHLAEHLQSEGHLNLESMSTPEKRYHLFLAHDYDDDYLLDGIELIQSLVHGEGAPGDSLSVDFQLV, from the exons ATGACGTGGGTCTTAGTGCGGGATTCATCAGCCTCGCTGATGCTATTCCTGCTGATGCTACTGGCTGCTGCtgttaacacccaggataccatcCAGGATTCCCAGAACCACGAGCTACATGGGCAAGTTCAAGGACAAGGAGAGGAACAGCATATACAAGCACAAGTACATGGACAAGGGCAAGTACAAGAACAGATACAAGAGCAACAAGGACAAGGGCACGTACatggacaagaacaagaacaacaaggacAAGTTCAGATGGGACAAGggcaagaagaacaagaacaagaaagagAAAGACAAATCGATGACGAAGCAAA CAGGAAGCAGGAGGAGAGTCACAAAGATGTGCACTTGGCCGAGCATCTACAGAGTGAAGGTCACCTCAACCTGGAGAGCATGTCAACACCTGAGAAACGCTACCACCTCTTCCTGGCTCACGACTATGACGACGACTACCTGCTGGACGGCATCGAACTAATCCAGTCACTGGTCCATGGTGAGGGAGCACCTGGGGACTCCTTATCTGTTGACTTCCAGCTTGTATGA